In a single window of the Sediminicoccus sp. KRV36 genome:
- the soxA gene encoding sulfur oxidation c-type cytochrome SoxA encodes MGATALVAVMALAQGNPPAPQRAIPNPQTGRDFATPETLAIQDDDFQNPAMLWAEEGEAAWSQAEGTNGQSCASCHNDATQTMRGVRARMPAYHPRLQRVVTLEQQINICRTERMGAPALPVDSRPLNAMSTFVALQSRGMPVTVDINGAARASFDAGERFYNTRRGQLDMRCGSCHEDNYGRSLRADLLSQGMSNGFPTYRLKEQRVISLQFRLQGCVADVRGQPPAMGGEDFTNLEFYLAWRAQGLPVESPSVRR; translated from the coding sequence TTGGGTGCCACGGCCCTCGTGGCCGTCATGGCGCTGGCGCAGGGCAATCCGCCGGCACCCCAGCGGGCGATTCCCAACCCGCAAACCGGCCGCGACTTCGCGACACCGGAAACCCTCGCCATCCAGGACGATGACTTCCAGAACCCGGCCATGCTCTGGGCCGAGGAGGGTGAGGCGGCCTGGAGCCAGGCCGAAGGCACGAATGGCCAGTCCTGCGCCTCCTGCCACAATGACGCGACGCAGACGATGCGCGGTGTGCGTGCGCGGATGCCAGCCTATCACCCGCGCCTGCAACGTGTCGTGACGCTGGAGCAGCAGATCAATATCTGCCGCACCGAGCGCATGGGCGCACCCGCCTTGCCTGTGGACAGCCGGCCGCTCAATGCCATGAGCACCTTCGTGGCGCTGCAATCGCGCGGCATGCCGGTGACTGTGGATATCAATGGCGCAGCGCGCGCCAGCTTTGACGCGGGGGAGCGTTTCTACAACACGCGGCGCGGCCAGCTCGATATGCGTTGCGGTTCCTGCCACGAGGATAATTATGGCCGCTCGCTCCGCGCCGACCTGCTCTCCCAGGGGATGAGCAATGGCTTCCCCACTTATCGCCTGAAGGAGCAGCGGGTGATCAGCCTGCAATTCCGCCTTCAGGGCTGCGTCGCCGATGTGCGTGGGCAACCGCCGGCGATGGGCGGCGAGGACTTCACCAATCTGGAATTCTACCTGGCCTGGCGGGCGCAGGGCCTGCCGGTCGAAAGCCCCTCGGTTCGCCGCTGA
- the soxZ gene encoding thiosulfate oxidation carrier complex protein SoxZ has protein sequence MASPIGQPRVRIPAQARAGEVIEIRTLISHIMETGLRRDAAGAIIPRDIIKRFEAKFDGQVIFGMDLASAISANPYIAFPFKVEKAGSFEFVWTNDAGEERKATAEIRLS, from the coding sequence ATGGCCTCCCCCATCGGACAACCCCGCGTTCGCATCCCCGCCCAGGCCCGCGCCGGCGAGGTGATCGAGATCCGCACGCTGATCTCCCACATCATGGAAACCGGCCTGCGGCGCGATGCCGCTGGCGCCATCATCCCGCGCGATATCATCAAGCGCTTCGAAGCGAAATTCGACGGGCAGGTGATCTTCGGCATGGACCTGGCTTCGGCCATCTCCGCCAACCCCTACATCGCCTTCCCCTTCAAGGTGGAGAAGGCGGGCAGCTTCGAGTTCGTCTGGACCAATGACGCCGGCGAGGAACGCAAGGCGACCGCCGAAATCCGGCTGAGCTGA
- the soxY gene encoding thiosulfate oxidation carrier protein SoxY, whose protein sequence is MNNAPQPSRRGVLALAAGGMAISLLPRPAFAQMSPATQAAVDRVRGTRSLQEGRITLRVPPIAENGNTVPLTVSVESPMTAADHVKAIHLFADKNPTPDLATFQFTPAMGRASADTRIRLGQTQDVVALAEMSNGSVYLVRAEVKVTIGGCGG, encoded by the coding sequence ATGAACAACGCCCCTCAACCCAGCCGACGCGGCGTGCTGGCATTGGCTGCCGGTGGCATGGCGATCAGCCTGTTGCCGCGGCCTGCCTTCGCCCAGATGTCGCCCGCCACGCAGGCGGCGGTGGACCGTGTGCGCGGCACCCGCAGCCTGCAGGAGGGACGGATCACCCTGCGCGTTCCCCCCATTGCCGAGAACGGCAACACCGTGCCGCTGACCGTCTCGGTGGAGAGCCCGATGACGGCTGCGGATCACGTGAAGGCGATCCATCTTTTCGCGGACAAGAACCCAACGCCCGATCTCGCGACCTTCCAGTTCACCCCGGCGATGGGCCGCGCCAGTGCGGATACGCGCATCCGCCTCGGCCAGACCCAGGATGTCGTGGCGCTGGCGGAGATGAGCAACGGCTCGGTCTATCTCGTCCGGGCCGAGGTCAAGGTTACCATCGGCGGCTGCGGCGGCTGA
- the soxX gene encoding sulfur oxidation c-type cytochrome SoxX, translating to MLVILATGHDAASQGESLVPFQVVDDAIPQPLTASPGDAARGRAIALDRAKGNCITCHELPVRADFQGNLGPPLAGVAARYSLGELRLRVVDGKRLNPESNMPSYYRTHGLVAVRRESVGRPILTAQEVEDVLAYLQTLR from the coding sequence TTGCTCGTCATCCTGGCGACCGGTCATGACGCCGCCAGCCAGGGCGAATCCCTTGTCCCATTTCAGGTCGTTGATGACGCGATTCCGCAGCCTTTGACGGCGAGCCCGGGTGATGCCGCACGGGGGCGGGCGATTGCTCTTGATCGCGCCAAGGGCAACTGCATCACCTGCCACGAACTGCCTGTCAGGGCTGATTTCCAGGGCAATCTCGGCCCGCCGCTGGCTGGCGTGGCCGCGCGTTATTCGCTGGGTGAGTTGCGGCTGCGCGTTGTGGACGGCAAGCGCCTCAATCCCGAAAGCAACATGCCATCCTATTACCGCACCCACGGGCTGGTTGCGGTGCGCCGTGAGTCAGTCGGGCGCCCCATTCTGACGGCGCAGGAGGTCGAGGACGTCCTCGCCTATCTGCAGACATTGCGATGA
- a CDS encoding metalloregulator ArsR/SmtB family transcription factor yields MEPGADVSAIQDNAAEAARLLRLLANERRLLLLCHLVGAGEMTVTALAASVGLSQPALSQHLAKLRADGLVATRKSSQTVFYRLADPKAARLLEVLRDLYCPPQAPAIAAEAEATNA; encoded by the coding sequence GTGGAGCCAGGGGCAGATGTTTCGGCCATCCAGGACAATGCAGCGGAAGCGGCGCGCCTGCTGCGTTTGCTGGCGAATGAACGGCGCCTGCTGTTGCTCTGCCACCTCGTTGGCGCAGGGGAGATGACGGTGACAGCGCTGGCAGCCAGCGTCGGCCTCTCGCAGCCCGCGCTCTCGCAGCATCTCGCCAAGCTCCGGGCCGATGGGCTCGTCGCCACGCGGAAGTCATCGCAGACCGTGTTCTACCGCCTGGCCGACCCCAAGGCCGCACGGCTGCTGGAAGTGCTGCGCGATCTCTATTGCCCGCCCCAGGCTCCGGCCATCGCAGCAGAGGCTGAGGCAACCAACGCCTGA
- the trxC gene encoding thioredoxin TrxC codes for MTPTTQIACPQCDAANRVPTARLGDGPRCGVCKAPLFTGKPVALSELRFRRHLRICELPVLVDFWASWCGPCRAMAPAFEAAAATLEPRMRLLKVSTEEAPGLAAELAISSIPTLALFAAGREIARQAGALPAGRIIAWAESVFPTK; via the coding sequence ATGACGCCGACAACCCAGATCGCTTGCCCGCAATGCGATGCCGCCAACCGTGTGCCGACGGCGCGGCTCGGCGATGGCCCGCGCTGCGGGGTGTGCAAGGCGCCCTTGTTCACGGGCAAGCCGGTTGCCCTGTCCGAGCTTCGTTTCCGCCGGCATCTGCGGATCTGCGAATTGCCGGTGCTGGTGGATTTCTGGGCCTCCTGGTGCGGCCCATGCCGCGCCATGGCGCCGGCTTTCGAGGCTGCCGCCGCCACGCTGGAACCGCGCATGCGGCTGCTCAAGGTTTCGACGGAGGAGGCCCCCGGGCTGGCGGCGGAATTGGCGATCAGCAGCATCCCGACCCTCGCCCTGTTCGCGGCTGGGCGCGAAATCGCCCGCCAGGCTGGTGCCTTGCCAGCCGGGCGCATCATCGCCTGGGCTGAGAGTGTTTTCCCGACCAAATAA
- a CDS encoding FAD:protein FMN transferase gives MVRHMLNGPTMGTRYAAVFFAPDGMATEALAAALFEAVDRVDRQMSSWKPDSDLNRLNAAPIGEWIAIPRELMTVLAEALKIGRATKGAFDIGVGALVEAWGFGPGERRPDRSRIDTASVSPRAVTSASLQLDAAAFRARKSAPLSLDLSGIAKGFGVDEMARVMNSFGIQTWLVGIDGEMRAQGLKPDGASWAVAHERPDRYSRDAMGVIELTDRAVATSGNYRHWVEVAGRVLSHTMDPATQSPLDNGIASVSVLAGTCMAADAWATAFMVLGAEAASSLAAKFGLETIFVFCDGTVRSTV, from the coding sequence ATGGTGCGCCACATGCTGAATGGCCCGACCATGGGCACACGCTATGCCGCCGTGTTCTTCGCGCCGGACGGCATGGCGACCGAGGCCCTGGCCGCTGCGCTCTTCGAAGCTGTGGACCGCGTGGACCGGCAGATGTCCAGTTGGAAGCCGGACTCCGATCTCAACCGCCTGAATGCGGCGCCCATCGGCGAGTGGATTGCGATCCCGCGCGAATTGATGACGGTGCTCGCCGAGGCGCTGAAGATCGGCCGGGCCACGAAAGGCGCCTTCGATATCGGCGTTGGCGCATTGGTCGAGGCTTGGGGTTTCGGGCCGGGCGAGCGCCGGCCGGACCGGAGCCGCATCGACACCGCATCCGTATCGCCGCGCGCGGTGACGAGCGCGTCTTTGCAACTGGATGCCGCTGCTTTCCGCGCGCGGAAATCGGCCCCGCTGTCGCTCGATCTCTCGGGCATCGCCAAGGGCTTCGGCGTGGACGAGATGGCACGGGTGATGAACAGCTTTGGCATCCAGACCTGGCTGGTCGGCATTGATGGCGAGATGCGCGCCCAGGGTTTGAAGCCGGATGGCGCAAGCTGGGCCGTGGCGCATGAACGCCCCGACCGGTACAGCCGCGATGCGATGGGCGTGATCGAACTGACCGACAGGGCGGTCGCGACCTCCGGCAACTACCGGCATTGGGTGGAAGTTGCAGGCAGAGTTTTGTCGCACACGATGGATCCGGCCACGCAAAGCCCGCTCGATAACGGGATCGCCTCCGTCTCCGTTCTTGCGGGCACCTGCATGGCCGCCGATGCCTGGGCGACGGCGTTCATGGTGCTGGGTGCGGAAGCGGCCAGTTCGCTGGCCGCCAAGTTCGGATTGGAGACCATCTTCGTGTTCTGCGACGGGACGGTCAGGTCTACGGTCTGA